A single window of Plectropomus leopardus isolate mb chromosome 12, YSFRI_Pleo_2.0, whole genome shotgun sequence DNA harbors:
- the LOC121952014 gene encoding E3 ubiquitin-protein ligase MARCHF2-like — protein sequence MSSSGCCHLPGSLCDYSGNAESDASKDSEESDSAAQAQYIAKVTAKDGRPLSTVVKAVSLQSDVGMCRICHEGAGGETLLSPCDCTGTLGKVHKSCLEKWLSSSNTSYCELCHTEFTIERRPQPLTQWLKDPGPRSEKRTLLCDMACFLLITPLAAISGWLCLRGAQDHLQLKSRLEAVGLIALTIALFTIYILWTLVSFRYHCQLYSEWRRTNQKVRLLMPDMKGAHTTQRSVPTKSTKKMTDETIV from the exons ATGTCCTCGTCAGGGTGCTGCCACCTACCTGGCTCCCTTTGCGATTACTCCGGTAACGCCGAATCTGATGCCTCCAAGGATTCTGAGGAGTCTGATTCTGCCGCGCAGGCCCAGTACATTGCCAAGGTTACGGCTAAAGACGGCCGCCCACTCTCCACCGTTGTCAAAGCGGTGAGCCTGCAGAG CGATGTGGGCATGTGTCGGATCTGTCATGAGGGAGCTGGAGGGGAGACGCTGCTCTCACCCTGCGACTGCACTGGCACGCTGGGTAAAGTGCACAAGAGCTGCCTGGAGAAGTGGCTGTCCTCCTCCAACACCAGCTACTGTGAACTCTGTCACACAGAATTCACCATTGAACGGCGACCACAACCACTCACACAG TGGCTGAAGGACCCGGGCCCTCGCAGTGAGAAGCGCACACTGCTGTGCGACATGGCCTGCTTCCTTCTCATCACGCCCCTGGCAGCCATCTCTGGCTGGCTGTGTCTGAGGGGAGCCCAGGACCATCTGCAGCTGAAGAGCAGACTGGAAGCTGTCGGCCTCATCGCCCTCACCATCGCCCTCTTCACCATCTACATCCTCTGGACACTG GTGTCATTCCGGTATCACTGTCAGTTGTACTCGGAGTGGAGGAGGACCAATCAGAAAGTGCGCCTGCTCATGCCTGACATGAAAGGGGCGCACACCACCCAGCGTTCTGTGCCGACCAAGTCGaccaagaaaatgactgacGAGACCATCGTATGA